The following nucleotide sequence is from Archangium lipolyticum.
TTCGACGTCATCAACAAGGACGGCGTGGTCGAGCGGCTGGTCAATGCTGGTGAGTCGATCGCCCGGCTCTCCCTCCTGCGCTTCCCCAACGGAGAGACCTTCCAGTTCCATCACGATCACAAAGTGAATGGCGTCTCCTATCTGACGAAGGTCGTCTTCACTCAGACCCAGGAGAACTACCTGAAGATCTCCTACCAGGGCGCCAACGCCTACACGATCGACTTCCCGGTCGATCACGGCAAGACGGCCAGGATCCTGCTGGGCTACCAGAACGACCTGCTGACGTCCGCGTCCCTGCCCTATGCTGCGAGCAAGAACGTGGGTGATGGGGCGGCACTGCCCAGGTACACCATGTCCTACTTGCGTCTCCTGGGGACCTTCCAGGTCATCGAGAAGCTCAGGAACCCCACGGGCGCCATCGAGCTCATCCAGTACAAGGAACAGGGACACAAGGTCAACGGCGGGGGGTTCATTCCCCATGCAACGGTTCACACCGTGAACCCGGGACGAGATCAACCCGCCATCATCAAGACCTACAGCTTCAGCCAGGATCAGAACTTCCTCGGCTACGAGTCCGGTAAGCCCGAGTTCGTGGAGGGTGAAGACAACCTGTACCTGGTACAGGGGAACTACACGTACAAGAGCACGGAGAACATCCTCGGTAGCGATGGTGAGACCCCGCTCTCTTCCACGGTGCGCACCTTCAACAAGTTCCACCTCCTGACCAAGGAAGTGAAGACCCAGCAGGGCACGCGGCTCACCACCACGATCACCTACAACGGAGACCCGTCGCTGGCCTTCAACAAACAGCCGGCGAACCTGCACCAGCCACGCACCGTGGTCACCCGGTATGAGGATCTGAAGGCCTCCACCTCACGGGAAGAGACCGTCGAGACGGAGACGGACGCGCATGGCAACACGCTGAGCACGGTCGAGAAGACGGGCGTGAAGACGGCGTACGAGTACTACCCGGCCGCTGGCGTAGCGGGGAAGTGCCCCGCGGATCCGTTCGGCTTCGTCCGCTATGTCAAGCGCATCATCGTGTCCCCAGCGGCGGGAGCCTCGGGCTCCGCCACCGCCAGGACCACGGAGTACACCTACCAGAAGACGCAGACCCTCGGCCAGGTGCCTGCTTCCTACTACGTGAACAAGGCCACGGAGGTGCTCGACAACGGGTTCTCCAAGACCTTCTCCTACAACGAAAGCCTCACCCAGCCGGCGACCCACGGTCTGCTGCGGGAGTTCCGGTCCAGCCTGAACGGCAAGACCACCATCGTCGCATTTACCCACGAAGTGAAGGAGGGGGCGACGACGACCACCACCACCACCACGGGCTTCGATGGCGCGAAGGCGACCCACGTGACGACCTCATCCCGCATCACGAGCCGCCGCTGGCGCGAGACCGACGTGAACGGGGTGACGACCGCCTTCACCTACGACGTGAGGGGGCGCCTGGCCGCACAGACGACGTCTCCGGACAGTCCAAAAAAAGCCACGCGCAGCTACAAGTACAACGACCCACGCGGTGACAAGGAGGGCCAATGGCCCAGCCTGGTGGAGACCACTCCGCGGGGCATCAGCAAGAAGTTTCACTACGACGGACTGGGCCGGGTGTGCTCCGAGGAGGCGCAGGACGACGACCGCGAGCTGGAGTCCACCGCTAAAGGCTATCAGGGAACCTTCCGCCTGGTGTCGGAGAAGTCCTACGATGTGCTCGGGCAGCTCGTCTCGGAGAAGCGCTACGACTGGTGGTGGAACGCCGACAAGTCGGCACGCGTCGCGACCCCGACAATCAACGAGACACGCTATGAATACGATGGCTGGGGCACGCTCCGGCGCACGAGGTTCGCCGACGGTCACTCGGAGCTGTCCATCCACGACCCCGTCGCCATGACGCTGCGGAAGGGCATTGAAGGCGAAGGCAAAACCCTCACCCGGTTCGACCTGTTCGACCACCCGGTGACCGTCACTCTACTCCGCGCGGACAACGCCGAGTATGCCACCACGAGCTACCAGTACGACGGCTTCGGCCGGAAGGTCAGCGAGAAGGATCCGCTCGGCCGTACGACCCGCTACTCCCATGACCGGTTCGACCGCGTGACGGAGAAGGTGCTGCCGAACGACAACCGTGTGCTCATCCACTACGCGGACTTCAGCGCCAGCGAGCTCGTGACAGGCTTCACGGTGGATGGCACGAAGTTCGGCGAGCGCGCCTATGATGGTCTGGGCCGGGTGACGTCGGAGAGCGTGGGCGGCCGCACGCGCCGCTACGGCTATCAGGCCGGGGGTGACAAGCCCTCCCAGGTCACCACGCCCAAGGGTGACGTGCTGAAGATGAAGTACGCGCCCCATCTCGGCGGCAAGCTCGTGGGCCTGAACGGGCCCGACGTCCAACTCAGCTATACCTACGACCCGAAGACCTCGGCCCTGCTCAAGGCACAGTGCGACGGCTCCACCCAGGAACTCAGCTACTTCGCTTCGGGGTTGTCTCGGAGCGCTTCCGAGCAGACCCGCGGGCGCGCTGGCGTGCTCAGTCAGACCTCGAGCTACGCCTACAGCATGTCCGGCCTCATCCAGGATTTCGCCGACGGTTTCGGCAACCACCACACGAGCGAATACGACGACTACGGCCGTCTGCGGAGCTGCAAGCAGGGGAGCCGCAAGGCGAGCTTCACCTATGATGGCGCCGGTCGCCCGGCGACCATCCGCGTGGAGGACACGGGCGCCGCGGTCACCCTGACCACGAACTTGAAGTACGACGATTTCGGTCGCGAGGTCCGGCGCGTCACCTCGGGGAGGTCGAAGAGGGTGCTCAAGACGAGCTATCTCGACAACGGCCAGATCAGCCGCCGGGTCACGACCGTTGGCGGCGTGATCTGGCGTGACGAGACCTACGCCTACGACGCGCTCGGCCGCCTCGAAGTGTATCAGTGTGCGGGGAGTCAGCCGCCACGGGCCGCTGGCGGGCGCAAGCTCCGGGCACAGCGGTTCACCTTCGACAAGTGGAACAACATCACGCGGCTGGAGACGACCTACGCGGGCGGCAAGGACGGCAA
It contains:
- a CDS encoding RHS repeat-associated core domain-containing protein; this translates as MNESIYSNAFNFGSYLTGGVDPRTGQYTASIQLVQLRPPNLNGLGRDIKLSFSALDTGSRCFGTGWSISLCSLDLANGRNVLTLSDGRSFRCGALPSKGQNLHFKDQKLKDFRVRRVDARTFDVINKDGVVERLVNAGESIARLSLLRFPNGETFQFHHDHKVNGVSYLTKVVFTQTQENYLKISYQGANAYTIDFPVDHGKTARILLGYQNDLLTSASLPYAASKNVGDGAALPRYTMSYLRLLGTFQVIEKLRNPTGAIELIQYKEQGHKVNGGGFIPHATVHTVNPGRDQPAIIKTYSFSQDQNFLGYESGKPEFVEGEDNLYLVQGNYTYKSTENILGSDGETPLSSTVRTFNKFHLLTKEVKTQQGTRLTTTITYNGDPSLAFNKQPANLHQPRTVVTRYEDLKASTSREETVETETDAHGNTLSTVEKTGVKTAYEYYPAAGVAGKCPADPFGFVRYVKRIIVSPAAGASGSATARTTEYTYQKTQTLGQVPASYYVNKATEVLDNGFSKTFSYNESLTQPATHGLLREFRSSLNGKTTIVAFTHEVKEGATTTTTTTTGFDGAKATHVTTSSRITSRRWRETDVNGVTTAFTYDVRGRLAAQTTSPDSPKKATRSYKYNDPRGDKEGQWPSLVETTPRGISKKFHYDGLGRVCSEEAQDDDRELESTAKGYQGTFRLVSEKSYDVLGQLVSEKRYDWWWNADKSARVATPTINETRYEYDGWGTLRRTRFADGHSELSIHDPVAMTLRKGIEGEGKTLTRFDLFDHPVTVTLLRADNAEYATTSYQYDGFGRKVSEKDPLGRTTRYSHDRFDRVTEKVLPNDNRVLIHYADFSASELVTGFTVDGTKFGERAYDGLGRVTSESVGGRTRRYGYQAGGDKPSQVTTPKGDVLKMKYAPHLGGKLVGLNGPDVQLSYTYDPKTSALLKAQCDGSTQELSYFASGLSRSASEQTRGRAGVLSQTSSYAYSMSGLIQDFADGFGNHHTSEYDDYGRLRSCKQGSRKASFTYDGAGRPATIRVEDTGAAVTLTTNLKYDDFGREVRRVTSGRSKRVLKTSYLDNGQISRRVTTVGGVIWRDETYAYDALGRLEVYQCAGSQPPRAAGGRKLRAQRFTFDKWNNITRLETTYAGGKDGKKVKEVTVYRYSTQEPTQLTAIERGGKSISLAYDAAGNLTRDERSQELRYDSQDRLVKVLDGAGKVLSEYHYDALGKLVRHSLPGGGEALRHYQGEFVRNQTLDDQRITYLGAEGQYFAQHEKQGSTSRGRLFATDGQRSLVKSLEVGSGKSEDFSYTPYGERSTSGEGESLIGFNGEGVDPVTGWYFLGNGYRVYNPTLMRFHSPDGWSPFGKGGLNPYLYCGSDPVNHADPTGHLSTSAWVGIGLGVLGVFVGVVSLGLGAGISAGMISGAGIIGGLAATNTLAVISAGVGVASSATGIAAAALEENEQTSAILGWVSAGLGIVSGVAGLYEVAKSAMSVGARAARMAQYQVTELGESVGMSASVLMNNIPRGEAINLGVAASGQAFGMASAVTGLASSAASAAGNKGAAEVLNWVSMGLGFGSVGVNAGVLGHKTRWAGAGSVASVDPLSGLATPTARRASDSEVALRSARPLIERSSFRGSSDRVINAYNNLPTTSNGMFRDAEIDIGSIFLSFS